A portion of the Candidatus Nitrosotenuis aquarius genome contains these proteins:
- a CDS encoding Hsp20/alpha crystallin family protein codes for MDYEFYPVFWFGDDLEQKVLAPLSCIREHESKWVLEFDLPLVDKKDINVFVDSDSITIEAKLKETYCDEHQKSYQYEYFKKNTSLPKNVDSGKITAKFSDGRLVIVLPKAFQGKKISID; via the coding sequence ATGGACTACGAGTTTTATCCTGTCTTTTGGTTTGGCGACGATCTGGAGCAAAAGGTACTGGCTCCGCTCAGCTGCATCAGGGAGCACGAATCAAAATGGGTGCTAGAGTTTGATCTGCCTCTGGTAGACAAAAAAGACATCAATGTTTTTGTCGACTCGGATTCCATAACGATAGAGGCAAAGCTAAAGGAGACATACTGCGATGAACACCAGAAAAGCTACCAGTATGAATATTTCAAAAAGAACACGTCTCTGCCAAAAAACGTGGATTCTGGCAAAATCACGGCTAAATTTTCCGATGGCAGACTAGTCATTGTGTTGCCAAAGGCGTTTCAGGGAAAGAAAATCTCAATAGACTAG
- a CDS encoding bifunctional nuclease family protein, translated as MKIDEQQDADYETVTISGLGLIDHLGVIVLKSIDGKEFHMTAFSAEVAQYIANFMDGKREQVPTIYNMFEQMCEENELVLVKVKIYETGGIFRANLYFTGKKDVLLKYYRASDAVTLATFYNVPILVRKDLLKEPEPEPQIKSPKNGGSIESEKK; from the coding sequence ATGAAAATTGACGAACAGCAAGACGCAGACTATGAAACCGTCACAATCTCAGGCCTAGGCCTAATTGATCATCTGGGCGTAATTGTCCTCAAATCAATTGACGGAAAGGAATTCCACATGACTGCGTTTTCTGCCGAAGTTGCACAATACATAGCAAATTTCATGGACGGCAAGCGCGAGCAAGTACCTACCATTTACAACATGTTTGAGCAAATGTGCGAGGAAAACGAGCTGGTCCTAGTCAAGGTCAAAATTTACGAGACTGGCGGAATTTTCCGGGCAAACCTGTACTTTACTGGCAAAAAAGATGTCTTGCTCAAGTATTATCGCGCTTCTGACGCCGTAACGCTTGCAACATTTTACAATGTCCCAATATTGGTTCGAAAAGACCTACTAAAGGAACCAGAGCCGGAACCGCAAATCAAGTCTCCAAAAAATGGCGGTTCCATCGAATCCGAGAAAAAATGA
- a CDS encoding Hsp20/alpha crystallin family protein has product MTKDDKQKTELAPAWPLNWQSLDKAFENFRKEFEKSFASFPSFPSMQKLSALSCDIVDEGDKYVVKAEMPGIKKDEVKLNVFDNSLEISAQHKEEEEEKKKNYLRKERSEVSYYRTLPLPEKVVSDKTSAKLSDGVLSITIPKATPTPKPKSSSIQVQ; this is encoded by the coding sequence ATGACCAAGGACGATAAACAAAAAACCGAACTTGCACCGGCTTGGCCTCTAAACTGGCAAAGCCTAGATAAGGCATTTGAGAACTTTAGAAAAGAGTTTGAAAAATCGTTTGCGTCTTTTCCTTCCTTTCCGTCGATGCAAAAATTGTCTGCGCTGTCCTGCGACATAGTGGACGAAGGCGACAAATACGTAGTCAAAGCCGAGATGCCCGGAATAAAAAAGGACGAAGTAAAGCTGAATGTCTTTGATAATTCACTAGAAATATCTGCACAGCACAAAGAAGAGGAAGAAGAAAAGAAAAAGAACTATCTGCGAAAGGAGCGAAGCGAGGTCTCGTACTATAGGACGCTACCCCTGCCAGAAAAGGTAGTCTCAGACAAGACCTCTGCAAAGCTGAGCGACGGCGTGTTGAGTATTACCATACCAAAAGCAACACCTACCCCAAAGCCAAAGTCAAGCTCGATTCAAGTTCAATAA
- a CDS encoding CBS domain-containing protein yields the protein MDELYSSPVFTLTENDTIHDALGMMKTNFVKRIVIVKNKKPVGIITERDINAFLENDTTARALDEIRLKEIMKTNVITITAGQADHLSQCATRMDTFRIGSIVVVDDQGDVVGITTQTDINRHYAKMYPGKYKVRDYMTDKVITCRESDSLGFALDIINNNKTSRLVVTDHKGNAKGIITTNDFLKHSEYFKKSIAKIRDYLLPGGTTEDKKVGEFIKYEILIVESDDDLATAADLMAKNNISGVPVIVLKNNKLTGIVTKADVVRAFSQVITHAKLLEKYKTFR from the coding sequence ATGGACGAGTTGTATTCATCACCAGTGTTTACCCTAACAGAAAACGACACCATCCATGACGCCCTAGGAATGATGAAGACAAACTTTGTCAAGCGAATAGTAATTGTAAAAAACAAAAAGCCAGTCGGAATAATAACAGAGCGCGACATTAACGCATTTTTAGAAAACGACACTACTGCAAGAGCGCTAGATGAAATACGGCTAAAAGAAATAATGAAGACAAACGTCATCACTATAACGGCCGGCCAGGCAGACCACCTCTCCCAATGCGCCACAAGAATGGATACTTTTAGGATCGGCTCCATAGTAGTAGTAGACGATCAGGGCGACGTAGTGGGGATTACCACCCAGACAGACATCAACAGGCATTACGCCAAGATGTATCCAGGAAAATACAAGGTACGCGACTATATGACAGACAAGGTAATAACATGTAGAGAATCTGACTCGCTAGGATTTGCGCTGGACATCATAAACAACAACAAGACTTCGCGCCTTGTGGTAACGGATCATAAGGGAAATGCAAAGGGAATAATCACGACAAATGATTTTCTAAAGCACAGTGAGTATTTCAAAAAATCAATTGCAAAAATTCGCGATTATTTGTTGCCAGGGGGGACAACCGAAGACAAAAAAGTTGGCGAGTTTATCAAGTATGAGATTCTTATTGTAGAGTCAGACGATGACTTGGCAACTGCGGCTGACCTCATGGCAAAAAACAACATCAGCGGAGTTCCAGTAATTGTGCTAAAAAACAACAAGCTTACAGGAATTGTCACAAAAGCAGACGTGGTACGAGCGTTTAGCCAAGTAATAACGCACGCAAAACTCTTGGAAAAATACAAAACATTCCGCTAG
- a CDS encoding helix-turn-helix transcriptional regulator, whose translation MQVQLEGRKIDDDRKGVILGIMSDKYCRAIIEATMSTPKAAIEISADCKIPISTVYRRLQILHDNKLLAISGSITQEGKKHFLYKSKVKAMTSTFNGGNLEVEIVPNMAN comes from the coding sequence ATGCAAGTTCAGCTTGAAGGAAGAAAAATCGATGACGACCGCAAAGGCGTTATCCTGGGAATAATGTCCGACAAGTACTGCCGGGCAATAATTGAAGCCACAATGAGTACGCCAAAGGCGGCAATAGAGATCTCTGCAGACTGCAAGATCCCAATTAGCACCGTCTACCGCAGGCTACAGATCCTGCACGACAACAAATTGCTTGCCATCTCCGGCTCGATAACACAGGAGGGCAAAAAGCACTTTTTGTACAAAAGCAAGGTAAAGGCGATGACTTCGACGTTTAATGGAGGCAACCTAGAAGTCGAGATCGTTCCTAATATGGCAAATTAG
- a CDS encoding universal stress protein, which translates to MIKTKYQRILVALDGSKNSVRGLNEAIYLARQCQAIITGIYVIPRAPHPAFRSPRYPEKPRLRGAQNIMDFAKRYCAQNGVMFEQKIVFGDAGHTIVKFAKDKNFDIIVIGARGVGALKEVFFGSVSNYVLHKSSLPVLVVK; encoded by the coding sequence ATGATAAAGACCAAGTACCAAAGAATACTTGTTGCGCTGGACGGCTCCAAGAACTCGGTTCGCGGCCTAAACGAGGCAATATACCTAGCTAGGCAATGCCAGGCAATCATCACTGGTATCTATGTAATACCAAGGGCGCCGCATCCTGCATTTCGCTCGCCCAGATATCCAGAAAAGCCGCGCCTCAGGGGAGCGCAAAACATCATGGACTTTGCAAAAAGATATTGCGCGCAAAATGGCGTAATGTTTGAGCAAAAGATAGTCTTTGGCGACGCAGGCCACACAATAGTAAAGTTTGCCAAGGACAAGAATTTTGACATCATAGTGATTGGCGCAAGAGGAGTTGGTGCTCTAAAGGAAGTCTTCTTTGGAAGCGTATCAAACTATGTCTTGCACAAGAGCTCATTGCCAGTGCTTGTGGTAAAATAA
- a CDS encoding C2H2-type zinc finger protein: protein MGKQFTCPYCESKFPSKEDLSKHIDRIHDGSGLLEGDTRRF from the coding sequence ATGGGAAAACAGTTCACATGTCCTTACTGCGAATCCAAATTTCCATCAAAAGAAGACCTCTCAAAACACATTGATAGAATCCATGATGGGTCTGGCCTGCTAGAAGGCGACACAAGACGATTCTGA
- a CDS encoding helix-turn-helix transcriptional regulator, with product MQTLSIQEVEKKDTILGAISDKYSRIILEATMNVPKTALEISTEYNIPISTTYRRLQVLHDAKLLAISGSISDDGKKFFMYKSKVKQVSTSFQNGIIDVSIIPN from the coding sequence ATGCAAACATTAAGCATACAGGAAGTAGAAAAAAAGGACACGATACTGGGGGCAATCTCGGACAAGTATTCCAGAATAATACTGGAAGCTACAATGAATGTTCCAAAGACAGCGCTAGAGATAAGCACCGAATACAACATTCCAATTTCGACCACATATAGAAGACTTCAGGTCCTGCACGACGCCAAGTTGCTTGCCATTTCCGGCTCCATTAGCGACGATGGGAAAAAGTTCTTCATGTACAAAAGCAAGGTAAAGCAAGTCTCGACGTCCTTCCAAAATGGAATAATTGATGTATCAATTATCCCAAACTAG
- a CDS encoding CBS domain-containing protein, translating to MLRDLLPMSFTAVPCVSIQRQAKIEEAIGLLIPYLESMADSLIVTGDNNEPIGVVGGREIVEKILANPSRSVFEGEIEKIMSPVVTRISGTSTIRSIIEDWQRTGRAFSILPNALGGFSVISARKMLEVGKISMTDMRISELPKKKIHTFSTNSTINEVINSMLKNKTRKLLLENTNQFVSDRIIIEKIASDLNYLRNTGNFLDLPVTGFGLEYAKVITKDIMVNELASIMFGMQHPYAVFRDQVISPWDICVALLSERMQEYD from the coding sequence ATGCTACGCGACCTCCTGCCTATGTCGTTTACCGCGGTTCCCTGCGTTAGCATACAGAGGCAGGCAAAGATAGAAGAGGCAATCGGACTTTTGATTCCGTACCTAGAGTCCATGGCAGACTCGCTAATTGTTACGGGCGACAACAACGAGCCAATCGGAGTAGTCGGAGGGCGGGAAATAGTGGAAAAAATCCTGGCAAATCCATCCCGAAGTGTCTTTGAAGGAGAAATTGAAAAAATAATGTCGCCCGTTGTAACTCGCATCTCCGGCACAAGCACAATTCGAAGCATCATTGAGGACTGGCAAAGAACAGGCAGGGCATTTTCAATACTTCCAAACGCACTGGGAGGATTCTCAGTAATTTCTGCAAGAAAGATGCTCGAAGTTGGCAAAATATCAATGACAGACATGAGAATATCGGAGCTGCCAAAAAAGAAAATCCACACCTTTAGCACAAACTCCACAATAAACGAGGTAATCAATTCAATGCTCAAAAACAAAACCCGCAAGCTGCTCCTGGAAAACACAAACCAGTTTGTCAGCGACAGAATAATAATAGAAAAAATCGCATCTGACCTGAATTATCTTAGAAACACCGGCAACTTTTTGGATTTGCCAGTGACTGGGTTCGGCCTGGAATACGCCAAGGTAATCACCAAGGATATCATGGTAAATGAGCTTGCAAGCATCATGTTTGGAATGCAGCACCCATATGCAGTCTTTCGCGACCAGGTTATCAGCCCGTGGGACATTTGTGTCGCATTGCTTTCCGAGAGAATGCAGGAATACGACTAA